The Pseudomonas nunensis genome includes the window TTCATTCCTTTGAGCATTACTCCCATGGCCTGGCCATGGCCGCTCGCGACTCGTGGACCACCGCGAGGGTGAAGTCGGCCTTGACCCGGGCCGACCCCAACTTTGGCCTGCACATCCATGTCAAAACCCATGGCGGCGCGGTGGCGCTGAGCGGTATGGTCGATACCCATCGCCAATGTGACCAGGCGATTGAAGTGACCCGGTCGGTCCAGGGTGTCGTCGATGTCGAGGCCAGTGCCTTGCGCACCCATGTGTTCAAGCCCGGTCACTTTGACGACCAATGATCTGGCGATCAGCGAGAAAACTTTCGCGCCCCGGCCACACACAGGATCACCGCAACGGTGACCCCCAGCATCCCCAAGCTGACCTGCTCATGCAGCAGGGTGGCCGCCAGCGCCAGGCCAAAGAACGGTTGCAGCAACTGAAGCTGGCCCACGGCGGCAATCCCGCCCTGGGCCAGTCCGCGATACCAGAACACAAAACCGATCAGCATGCTGAACAGCGACACATACGCCAGGCTCAGCCAGGCTGGCGTGCTGACGGTCGAAAATGAAGCGGGCAACCGATACCAGGTCAGCCCCGCCATTACCGGCAGCGACACCAGCAGCGCCCAGCAAATCACCTGCCAGCCCCCCAGCGTCCGGGACAGTTTCGCGCCTTCGGCATAACCCAGCCCGCACACCACCACCGCCAGCAGCATCAGCAGATCACCGGTGGGCGAGGCGGTAAGTCCCTGTGAAACGGCAAATCCAATCACCAGCAAACTGCCGAGAATCGAGAACAGCCAGAACGCCGGTTTCGGCCGCTCGCCACCGCGCAATACGCCGAACACGGCGGTCGCCAGCGGCAGTAGACCGATGAAGACAATCGAGTGCGCGGACGTCACGTATTGCAAGGCCAATGCGGTCAACAACGGGAACCCGACAACCACGCCCAGCGCGACAACGATCAGCGGTACAAGCTGATGCCGGGCAGGGCGTTTTTCCTTGAACAGCCATAGCAGGCACAGCGCGAGAATCCCGGCGATGGTCGCGCGGGCCACGGTCAGGAACACCGGGTCGAATTCGAGCACCGCCACCCGTGTGGCGGGCAACGAGCCACTGAAAATCACCACGCCGATCAGTCCATTGATCCAGCCACGGGTGCTGTTTTCCAGCGACGGGTTATTCAGCTT containing:
- a CDS encoding BON domain-containing protein, which codes for MKLHSFEHYSHGLAMAARDSWTTARVKSALTRADPNFGLHIHVKTHGGAVALSGMVDTHRQCDQAIEVTRSVQGVVDVEASALRTHVFKPGHFDDQ
- a CDS encoding DMT family transporter; this encodes MERTSKLNNPSLENSTRGWINGLIGVVIFSGSLPATRVAVLEFDPVFLTVARATIAGILALCLLWLFKEKRPARHQLVPLIVVALGVVVGFPLLTALALQYVTSAHSIVFIGLLPLATAVFGVLRGGERPKPAFWLFSILGSLLVIGFAVSQGLTASPTGDLLMLLAVVVCGLGYAEGAKLSRTLGGWQVICWALLVSLPVMAGLTWYRLPASFSTVSTPAWLSLAYVSLFSMLIGFVFWYRGLAQGGIAAVGQLQLLQPFFGLALAATLLHEQVSLGMLGVTVAVILCVAGARKFSR